CCGAAGGAGATCGGTCAGAAGGGCGCACCGGTACGTCCTAGTGCTTCTGTCGCTACTCCCGTACTTCTTGGGGTGTTCTTGGAAAAAAGTGCGGGAATTAGTAGTACATTTTCCATGGGATGTTCTTGGGATAATCTTGGAGAAACAGGGGAAAGATGCAAAGTTTAGTAGTACATTTTCCTGCTACTCTGGTTATTGGGATAATCTTGGAGAAAGAGGGGAACGAGCTGAAATTAGTAGTACATTTTCTTGCTATTCCGGTTCTTGTGATAATCTTGGAAAAGGAGGGGAAAGAGGCGAAATTAGTAGTACATTTTCCATGTGAGATAAATTTTTACTGGTATGAAGTGTTCCGTGGGATAATCTTGTACTGTTGTTTTGCTGTTGGCAGAATCAAGAAACTAGCTCCCATAATAAGATCTTGGAAATATTGCTAAACAATAAACATTCTCTTGGTTTGTTGACAATTTACTTCAGACATTGTAATCTGCGGAAATCTTTTCATGAATACAATATGCCGACCCAAATGATTTTATGTATTGTTTAACAAGTTTGCATGACCCAGAAAGCGCAAAAGGCATTGCAGTATACCATCACTGAAATAGTCAGCCACAAGTCCAACAACCTTCTGAACATAAGTATCAGGCATATTGCCAGACATACATACTTGCTAACTCTTGGAACAAACATAAGCAAATAAGTACAAGGGAAAAAGTAAAGAGGAGTTCGATAGAGCAATGTTTTATGGTTCTTACTGCTGATGTAGTAATCATATGATAAATTTTTAGGGAATTAATTGTATGAAAATTGGTGTTCCTTGTCCTTACAGTTACATGTCATTTTGCATGTTGTCCATGAAACTAAGACTGATGTTGAAATGACCACACTTAACCCTTGTGATAATGCAGCTACCTACATTGTACTTAATTTTGTTTGATTGTTTTCGGCCCTTGACTACACTGCCTGCCTAGCAAAATTATTTCTGTACATGGCGCAGCAATAATATATTCACTTTCCTTCTCTGATTCCCAATGACAGCTCGACTCAGTTGGCGTCGAGAAGGTGATCGGCACTTTCGGGTTCTCGCTGTTTGGGTCCCTTTCGCTCTATCCCTCCACTGTCGAGCTCCTCAAGGACTTCAGGGACACCTACAAGAGCTTCGTCCTGCTGAGTTTTGGATTCATTTGGGTGCTGGTGAGCGTCGGGGTCCTGTGTGGACTCCACGGGAGGTCGGCCTTCGAGCAGGCGGTGTGCAGGCACACCGGCCGTCTCGGCTTGCTCGGTTTAGCGGCACTACTCATGTTGCACGTTTGTTGCGCGCTCCCCGGGGACACCTGCACCACCATACTCTTCTGGGTGTTGGGGGTTGGGGCGGTCGTGTTTCACCTTATGTCATGGTACACGGTAAGTAATTCTGCTCTACTCTACACCAATGCTCATTACACCTAGCACATCTGTTCTTCTCTACACTTAACCCATTTCTGTTGAAATACAGAGCCTGTTTCTTGGGGAGGACAAGCCTGAGGAGATCGCAGCAACAGACCAGAAGTAGATGGGGTCAATAGAAGCGCAGGCTACTTCAAAACTGTGATCTGTGTTCGCATTAACCAGTAACCATGATCAGCCAAATACCCAGTAACCATGTTCTGTGTTCGCATAATTGCCGCTGAACTACACATCGCGTTACAGTTGGCTTCAGGGATTAGATTTTGCCCCCTTTTAGGATTGAACTGATTGTTCCTCGGCTCTCTAGAACCTTACACACTAATAGTTTTCATTTGATATCTTCTTGCTTGTTCCGATGCCCGCATTTTATCCTTGAAATGCCTGCAACATGTACAGTAGTATACCAATGAAGTGAATATAGCAGAAATGTTGAAGAAGTGGCATGATATGAGTACTGTTGTAATTTTTTCTAGTGTGGTCAATATTCTTTTGTGGGACATATGGTGGACGAATGAAGAAAAGTTGGAAGGCAATTAGAAATCTGTTTGTGTGTATGTGTGCAGCATCTTCTTCCCTGTTTTTCTGGATTTTAATTGCTATATTTTTTATGACTGTTCCTCCAAATCTGTTTGTAAGTGCTCCCCACCTTCAACTTATGGAGATGAAGCTGGGAGGGGCACCCTTTTTGAAAAAGAACATATGGAGATGACAGCAAACAGCTTCTGTAGTAACCTAAAAAACACTTGTGTGTCTGAATGAAATGAACTTAAGTAACAAAGGCAAGACCTCACCTGCATAGAGGAACCCTGCGGGTGCCCGGTATGGAACACATTCGCGAATGCAGCTCAAGAAGCTGCCACATGCGCTTGCAGTCGGCGCAGCCACGCGGCACCCGCATTTTGCATGCCAAGAAATGACGCACCAGCAACTCGATGCCCTTGCAGGCAGGAAACTTGCAAACAACCTGACGGCCCTCGAGTTTCTGATCCCAGGGACCAATCGTCCTACATCCGTCTCGGCATATATGAACATTCTTGAAAGGCGTGGCACTGTGTGGACTGCCGCTGACTTGCGTTCTTGCTTCGCTCTAGGTATCTGTGGGGTCAATGGTATATTTTGGATTTTTCTTCTTTATTATGAACAGTAACTGAACAGTGTTTTAGGCTTATTTTCAAAAAAACTGTGGGGTCAGTTGACCCCACAGCTAACACGTAGCTTCGCCGCTGATATCAACCACATTTTTACCCAACGCGAAATGAACCGGTACCGTAGAAGCCGTGGCGAACCGACCAGAAGTCTCACGAGACATGGAAGAAGCACGAACACGAGCAAGTGGGGCGTACACGCCAACCGTCCAAGCCGCAACGCCCCAAGGCCAGGTAGACATGCCAAAATAGGCGATCTCGGTAAACATGGCGTGGAGAATCCGGGCAGACATCCCAACACACGACATCCAGCCAGGGTCAGTGTGTCATGGGGTGTGTGCTTGCCCCTTCTATGGACTCGGGTGTCAGGTTGCTCTGCCCGATGAAAGAAGGAGATGGGCTTTTATCCTTGGTAGATATACATGGCGGATATAGACACGATATAAATATAATCACTTGAAGACCATTTACGATAAATGACTTTGTGCCAATGGTTGCAGTTCATCTCTTTAATTAGTTCACTTAACTTGCATTTTATGTTCCAAATAGTTCAGTTAACTTCTTGGATGTAGTTGGTCTCTGCGTCAATTGGTGCAAAGATCATCTGTACGTATAGATGCACAATGTCAATATTGTGAACTAGCTATATTGCCTCACTGAATTCTATTGCTACTGATCCGACGATGGACCACACTAAAGGCAAGTACCCAGCTCAAGTATGCTTCCCTCTGTTAGCACCCACACACAACGTTACGTGTCCGGCCCTTAGCCTATGGGAACCACCAATGGTTGGACGTGTGAAGCTGAACATAGATGGGTCTGTTTCGAATGGGGTCGCTGGAATAGGAATGATCTTGAGAGATGATGGAGGCAGTATTATCTTTAGCTCGTGCAGGTATTTATTTGACTGTGATGATGTCCTAGATACTGAAATTCTTGCTATACAGGAGGACTCATGCTTGCATTGCAGTGGAGCAACCGACCAATCGATATAGAATCAGATAGTCTGGAAGCAGTCAAGATGGTGCAAAGCGGAGATACTAATAGGTCAAAATATGCCTTTCTGATAAAGGAGATCAAAGAAAGTTTGATCGAGCGTATTTCTTGTATTACTCATGCTGGTTCCACAAAAATTATGCTAGCCACTTTCTGGCAAATTTTGGAAGATCACAATGCCGAACTGTTGTGTGGGTCTGGTCCAAATGAACTTCTCAACATTGTCAGTCATGACTGTAATTCTTGATTTCGAGTAATACGTATTATCCCCCCAAAAAAAGATGCACAATGTTGTGGGATGCAAACCAATGCATGTGTAATTTACCATGTAAAACTTCAGCCATGCCAGTACTCCGTTGTAACTTTTATTTTATGTTTCAAATAGTTCATAACTTCTGTTTTCCAATTTGCAAGGCAAATGGAAATGCAGTACGAACATAAATTTGTAAATAGCTGAGAGGAAAAACACGGCACACCTGCCCGGCATTCGGATCCAGGAACCATGTAGAATCGAGCAAGGCACGTGCATGCCCACACGAACCGGGTAGGGGCAGCACTGGCCAACGCCCCCATGCAAAGAACACCTTTGACTAAGGCATATGAGAAGGCAAACCCCTTCTCCGACGATGCTAACAGGGCGACGGAATTTCACTGCCCTTTAGGTCAAAAAACCGGACACATCCGAGTTGTTCTCGGCAACTTACCACATTGGAGGATTTCGTTGCTTCCGGGTCGAACTTGTGGGAGCTTCTTTTCTTTGCTGCAATTGGTCTTGGGCCAATGGCTACAGTTGGTCTCTTGAAACAGTTTACTTAACTTCCATTTTATGTTCAAATGGTTCATTTAACTTCGGAGTTGTAGTTGGTTAGTTGGTCTCTTAAATAGTTCACTTGACTTCCATTTAATGTTTCATATAGTTTGCTTAGcttgtgatgcggagcatcccaagatCATCCTCATGGACCTACCtacaccacttggaccaatgacaagggctcgagcaaaggctatcgaagataaggtgaactcgctcctctccgaacTATCACTTTCTGcatatgagacatggctactacctcaagcggAAACCCTATGTGTGATTAGGTAGTTGGAGGGAAGCCACGGGACAGCTACAACCAatggacaagacggcgaggacaccaagtacAAGGAACAAGAAGAGGAGCTGCCAGAAACTCtccagccaccggacgaccgacaCCTCTCGGACGCCCGACGCCTGGAGGCACCAGCCGACCAACCCAAGTCCCAGCCAACGCACGCCCCAGCGATCGGACGACCGACAGGGACTGTACATACGACACCTCCAACGCCCGGACGACTGGCACCACCCTCACCGAGCCAAAACGTCGGAAGTATGGTGGCCTCCGGACGACTGACGCCCCGGACGTCCGACCCCGACCGGACGCCCGACACAACCTGATCAGAGCCGAAACGTCGGACTTTCGACAAGTACCGGACGTCCGAGCCCCCTCAAGACGCCAGACGATCGGTAGCTGTCGGACGTCCGACACCTGTGCGTGCACGGCGTGTTGGGCCGAAGCCCACTTACCCTTTCGTGAcattagactatatatactcctcctcctccctcttattagggttagcaaaggattagctcatttgagagatagagctttgctcatccacttgacACCCTTCTCCATTGGAGTTCATGACCTCTTCGGAGAAGAccccccaagtggattcaagactCCTCACGGGAAGACCCCCTCAAGgcctccttacggagaagaacttgctacttgtatcgtcctttgttgattgtggatcgtgtatctctttgtgttccgaggatctagcacatgtgtaatcgaatcttgttggctTGAATGtttcctctcgtgtttcccctcgtgtttccccctcgtgttcttcataagatccgctccaatcgtgaaagatcggccctagggtttccaccctacatcatcttggtatcatgagcctaGGTTGATCACGACTTTGGAGCCCCTACCATtgttttctagcctaattttgttgatttcgtcctaatttcgaaaatccccacaaaaatagccccccaatttttttgtgatttgttggttttgatgaagttttgttggatttgatccgtgGATTTGCTTTGCCTCGaatggatctagctttcccccatcaTTTCCCCATTTCCATCCATAAAATCGCCCAAATTCGACCAATTTTGCCACCTCCACCTCTAAAATTCGAGTTCATCCCGTGCCCGAAATCGCCTAGGCACCGGACGTCCGACAGCGACCGGACGTCCGACAGCGACCGGACGTCCGACGAGTACCGGTCGTCCGAGCACCACCGGACGTCCGACGTTCCTTGACGAAACTGAAATTTTTTTAGTTCAACCACCATTTCCACCTCCGCATACGCACCCCAATACCACTGTCCGCTCCAACACTCCGACAACCACACTTATCAAACCACCTCTGTTTTCCGCAACCACCATCGCTTACCCGTTACACACTCCGACAAATTTTGACACGTTTTGttctttgagaatttgagttgcggtttccgtttcctaacatgtttcggctacttagggacggttcgaCTTCGcaatcaccaccgctcatcttcgtcATCGACATCGACCGCTCAACAATTTTGACACCCTCAACCGTaagcaaggacggtaacctcTACGGCACTTTGTGTActccttgccattgcattgataaccccatagcccaTTTTGCGTACCTTTCCTATCGAGattagccatttgagtattgccgcaacgttacttgtgcacattagtgatcattgCATATACCATCATCTTGGTGTCTATATCTTGGTAttatctcttgtgtcacaaggttgtcatagcatatacacaattgctagcTTGGTTCGTGAAGTTTTGCATAAGTGGCCAACAAAAgagctcaaaagagaaagagccaaacaagcttttaagcaaaagagaaagataagcaaagagcttttaagcaagaaccatagcatcatactacattaagattgtcatactcgatcatcttggatcatatcatacGAATACCATACATAtcgcatacttgggatagaagttgttgcatttttgctttgtaggttgtgcacaagtctcgtatccgcctattgagaaatcgtgctagcgtctccctagtgttgtgcaacaagagcatttttcGTGAATTCCATATTTTGAgctcattttttattgcacgacTCCATTTATccgtttgtgtgtgtgtgtgtgtgtttccgtgtgccacatattgctattggtctacttgttgcatttgcgaattgcgaatctttttcaacattattgagtctTACTAACAATTGCATAAATTTTGTGTCACCACCCTCACCAAGCTCCACCAAaggcttttacttgtgtaggtgtgagaaccgacaagaattggtaccaattgtgctatttccttgttacatcatttgagtgatcattgatccatcttcaacattggtcaaggtacatttggtatagttcttctctttctcccactcacatatttgcttggaatgatggataggccaagatcttctaccaacccactcttcctcGAGCAAGACAACGACCCGAACATCTACGTCACCAAGAATCACCTCTTCGGTGCACAACGAGCTTTGTATCAAGAACAACAAGCAttgagcgaccgcatcgacaatctcgccaccgacttgcgcctctctgagcaacgtacaagagattacttcgacaacaagctcgatgaacaaaaacaagagaacaatgcaagaatggacgagattcgtgctttgttggtcaaccgctcttctaccacttcgtcaTATTCCAGACGAagccgctcgagtcgacactccgacgacaccatctccggctcaagtacaccaacatcgaacactcttcgtcgagCTGCACGACACGaccgtcaagcaaaccgcaatcctATACACGGAACCGGTCCTCAAGAGCAACTTCTAGCGCAAGAATATCGTCATCGTCAAAATCAAGCTACCTTTGCGCAAGCACAAGAAAGGCAACGCCAACGCcaacaagaggaagagcgagcaCGCAAACACCAAGAAGAGCAAGACGCCGAAGCGCTCCGTCAACAACAACAATGGCATGAAGcccaagcacttgaggcgcaatgTGCCCTCCACGACACAAGTCGCGCCATCGCCGACCGCAATGGTCAAACGAGCGAACAAGAAGAAGCACTTCACGGCGAAATTCAAGAGAGGAACTATCAAGCACCGATTGCACCGACAAGCTCCACAAGTCCCACAAGCTCGACAAGAATCCCAAGTTCTCCAAGAGCAACAAGACAATGGGAATCCTCCACGCCAAGAGCAAGTTGAGGGAGACAATCATCCTCGTCAAGGACGTCATCACcctcgaccccaacacaatgaagagcaacgctacggcaagctcaagttcaccatgcccaagttcaccgaaagcaatgatcccgaagagtacctttcatgggcattgaaAGTCAACAAGATTTTTCGTTTgcacaactatgaggaagagaataAGATCACCatggcatcccttgaattccaagactatgtcctcatttggtgggagcaAGTCCTTGAGCGCGGcgaggcaagaggtgaaccacccatcacaacatgggatcaaatgaaggatgtcatgagagcgcGCTTTGTGCCAACATACTATACTCTGACCTATTCAAGCGACtacaactcctcaagcaaggaacaaagagtgttgaagagtactacaaggaaatggagattgccatgataagagccaatgtcacggaagatgatgagcaaactatggcgtgtttattgaatggactcaatcatcctatcaagatAATCGCCGACTTCCAACCTTACTCCAACCTCATCGATCTAGTGCACCAAGCTACCAAGGCGAAcatcaagtgcaagatgacttcaagtatggCAAGTTCGCTTCCAAGACCCACGGCTCCTCCTACAACCAAGCTTCAACGACTACAATGACTCCAACCTCGACAAAAGCTTCACCAAGCAACGAtgactgatacatctccaacgtatctataattttttattgttccatgctattatatattctgttttggatgtttaatgggcattattatacactttcatattatttttgggactaacctactaacccaaggcccagtgcaaattgctatttttttgcctatttcagtgtttcgcagaaaaggaataccaaacggagtccaaacggaatgaaaccttcgggagcgtgatttttggaacaaacgtgatccagaggacttggagtggacgtcacgAAATCAACGAgtaggccacgaggcagggaggcgcgccccccaccctcgtgggcccctcgtagctccaccgacctacttcttcctcctatatatacccatgtaccccgaaaacatccaggagcaccacgaaaccctatttccaccgccgcaaccttctgcacccgtgagatcccatcttggggcctttttcggcgctccgccgtagggggaatcaatcacggagggcttctacatcaacaccatagcctctccgatgatgtgtgagtagtttaccacagaccttcgggtccatagttattagctagatggcttcttctctctctttggatctcaatacaaagttctcctcgatcttcttggagatctattccatgtaactctttttgcggtgtgtttgtcgagatccgatgaattgtgggtttatgatcaagattatctatgaaaaatatttgaatctcctctgaattcttttatgtatgattttttatctttgcaagtctcttcgaa
The Aegilops tauschii subsp. strangulata cultivar AL8/78 chromosome 3, Aet v6.0, whole genome shotgun sequence genome window above contains:
- the LOC109746240 gene encoding uncharacterized protein; amino-acid sequence: MKWAPKEIGQKGAPLDSVGVEKVIGTFGFSLFGSLSLYPSTVELLKDFRDTYKSFVLLSFGFIWVLVSVGVLCGLHGRSAFEQAVCRHTGRLGLLGLAALLMLHVCCALPGDTCTTILFWVLGVGAVVFHLMSWYTSLFLGEDKPEEIAATDQK